The proteins below come from a single Desulfobacteraceae bacterium genomic window:
- the dprA gene encoding DNA-processing protein DprA has product MTPAAPGATGPQTEELLPWFTLKGVTGIGNLLFKRLIERFETPAKVLSASRDQLSAVAGIAPRLAAAIQRALPSDEDRREIDEAHRRGFAIVPLTAAGYPALLREIPDPPPFLYVAGRLEASSRQIALVGSRNATGYGLRITRHLARELATADVTVVSGMARGIDTAAHWGSLEGGGRTVAVLGCGLGTLYPPENRKLWQAIAARGAVVSELPISAAPEAHHFPARNRIISGLCLGTVVVEAARKSGSLITARLANEQGREVFAVPGSVQSFRSAGTHRLIQQGAKLVASAADILEEFPYVFPTVAGVDQSAGARDPGSAAGLSAEESRLWQALGPYPAHIDELARSLCLDAGQLAGLLLQLELKGLVRQSPGKRFERIENP; this is encoded by the coding sequence GTGACCCCCGCGGCACCCGGGGCGACAGGGCCTCAGACCGAAGAGCTGCTGCCATGGTTCACCCTCAAAGGCGTCACGGGTATCGGCAACCTCCTTTTCAAACGTTTGATCGAACGTTTCGAAACCCCTGCCAAGGTCCTGAGCGCCTCCCGCGACCAGCTGAGCGCGGTGGCGGGCATCGCCCCCCGACTGGCGGCCGCGATTCAGCGGGCGCTGCCGTCGGATGAGGACCGCCGGGAAATTGACGAGGCCCACCGCCGCGGTTTTGCCATCGTGCCCCTGACCGCTGCCGGTTATCCGGCGCTGCTGCGGGAGATTCCGGACCCTCCCCCGTTTTTATACGTGGCCGGCCGCCTGGAAGCGTCCTCCCGCCAGATCGCGCTGGTCGGCTCACGCAACGCCACCGGCTACGGGCTGCGTATCACGCGCCATCTCGCCCGGGAACTGGCCACCGCCGACGTGACGGTGGTCAGCGGCATGGCCCGCGGCATCGACACCGCCGCCCACTGGGGCTCGCTGGAGGGCGGGGGCCGCACCGTGGCGGTCCTGGGATGCGGCCTGGGCACCCTCTACCCGCCGGAAAACCGCAAGCTGTGGCAAGCGATCGCCGCCCGGGGCGCGGTGGTCTCGGAGCTGCCCATCAGCGCCGCGCCCGAGGCCCACCACTTCCCTGCCCGCAACCGGATCATCAGCGGGCTTTGCCTGGGCACCGTGGTGGTCGAGGCCGCCCGCAAGAGCGGGTCCCTGATCACCGCCCGCCTGGCCAACGAGCAGGGCCGGGAGGTGTTCGCCGTGCCCGGCAGCGTGCAGTCGTTTAGAAGCGCCGGAACCCACCGCCTGATTCAGCAGGGGGCCAAGCTGGTGGCCTCGGCCGCGGATATTCTGGAGGAATTCCCCTACGTTTTTCCGACCGTGGCAGGCGTAGACCAAAGCGCCGGGGCCAGAGACCCGGGGTCCGCAGCGGGGCTTTCGGCCGAGGAGTCCAGGCTCTGGCAGGCGCTGGGCCCCTACCCCGCCCACATCGACGAACTGGCCCGGTCGCTCTGCCTGGATGCCGGCCAGCTGGCCGGGTTGCTGCTCCAGCTGGAGTTGAAGGGCCTCGTGCGCCAGAGCCCCGGTAAGCGTTTCGAGCGGATCGAAAACCCATGA